Proteins from a genomic interval of Acomys russatus chromosome 19, mAcoRus1.1, whole genome shotgun sequence:
- the Vgf gene encoding neurosecretory protein VGF, which translates to MKTLTLPASVLFCFLLLIQGLGAAPPGRSDAYPPPLGSEHKEQVVEDAVSRPKDDSVPEVRAARNSETQDQGELFQGVDPRALAAVLLQALDRPASPPAVPGGSQQGTPEEAAEALLTESVRSQTHSLPAPEIQAPAAAPPHPQTQDNDPEADDRSEELEALASLLQELRDFSPSNVKRQQETAAAETETRTHTLTRVNLESPGPERVWRASWGEFQARVPERAPLPPSVPSQFQARMPESAPLPETHQFGEGVPSPKTRLGETLTPLSKAYQSLSGPFPKVRRLEGSFLGGSEAGERLLQQGLAQVEAGRRQAEATRQAAAQEERLADLASDLLLQYLLQGGARQRDLGGRGLQEKQHQRESEREEEAEQERRGGGEDEVGEEDEEAAEAEAEAEEAERARQNALLFAEEEDGEAGAEDKRSQEEAPGHRRKDAEGAEEGGEEDDDDEMDPQTIDSLIELSTKLHLPADDVVSIIEEVEEKRKRKKNAPPEPVPPLRAAPAPTHVRSPQPPPPAPARDELPDWNEVLPPWDREEDEVFPPGPYHPFPNYIRPRTLQPPASSRRRHFHHALPPARHHPDLEAQARRAQEEADAEERRLQEQEELENYIEHVLLRRP; encoded by the coding sequence ATGAAAACCCTCACGTTGCCGGCATCCGtcctcttctgcttccttctaCTGATCCAGGGGTTGGGAGCAGCGCCCCCCGGGCGCTCCGATGCTTATCCTCCTCCCCTCGGCTCTGAGCATAAAGAGCAGGTAGTTGAGGACGCAGTGTCCCGGCCAAAGGATGATAGCGTCCCAGAGGTCCGAGCCGCTCGGAATTCCGAGACTCAGGACCAGGGAGAGCTCTTCCAGGGCGTGGATCCCCGGGCGCTGGCCGCGGTACTGTTACAGGCACTGGACCGTCCGGCCTCGCCCCCGGCGGTCCCAGGAGGTTCCCAGCAGGGAACACCCGAAGAAGCAGCAGAGGCTCTGCTGACCGAGTCCGTGCGCAGTCAGACCCATAGCCTGCCGGCGCCAGAAATCCAAGCGCCCGCTGCGGCCCCCCCTCACCCTCAGACTCAGGACAACGATCCCGAGGCAGACGACCGCTCAGAAGAGCTGGAGGCGCTAGCATCCTTGCTCCAAGAACTTCGAGATTTCAGTCCGAGCAATGTTAAGCGCCAGCAAGAGACGGCGGCAGCAGAGACTGAAACCCGCACGCACACGCTGACCCGAGTCAATCTGGAGAGCCCCGGGCCAGAGCGCGTATGGCGCGCTTCCTGGGGAGAGTTCCAGGCGCGCGTCCCGGAGCGCGCTCCTCTGCCACCCTCAGTCCCTTCACAATTCCAGGCTCGAATGCCCGAAAGCGCTCCCCTTCCCGAAACCCATCAGTTCGGGGAAGGAGTGCCCTCCCCTAAAACACGTCTAGGTGAGACTTTGACACCCTTATCCAAGGCGTACCAAAGCCTAAGTGGCCCCTTCCCCAAGGTGCGCCGGCTCGAGGGCTCATTCCTGGGTGGCTCCGAGGCAGGAGAGCGCCTACTTCAGCAAGGGCTAGCTCaggtagaggcagggaggaggcaggcagaggccactCGGCAGGCCGCGGCGCAAGAAGAGCGGCTAGCCGATCTCGCCTCCGACCTGCTGCTCCAGTATCTGCTGCAGGGTGGAGCCCGGCAGCGGGATCTCGGGGGTCGGGGGCTGCAGGAGAAGCAGCACCAGCGGGAGAgcgagagggaggaggaggcggagcaGGAGAGACGCGGTGGTGGGGAGGacgaggtgggggaagaggatgaggaggcggcggaggcagaggcggaggcggaggaggcagagagggcgcGGCAGAATGCGCTCCTGTTTGCTGAGGAGGAGGACGGGGAAGCCGGAGCCGAGGACAAGCGCTCCCAGGAGGAGGCGCCCGGCCATCGGCGGAAGGATGctgagggggcagaggagggcGGGGAGGAGGACGATGACGACGAGATGGATCCGCAGACTATTGATAGCCTCATTGAACTGTCCACCAAACTCCACCTGCCAGCCGACGATGTGGTCAGCATCATCgaagaggtggaggagaaacGGAAGCGGAAGAAGAACGCCCCTCCCGAGCCGGTGCCGCCCCTCCGTgctgccccagcccccacccatgTTCGCTCccctcagcccccacctcccgccccgGCCCGAGATGAGTTGCCGGACTGGAACGAAGTGCTCCCACCCTGGGATCGGGAGGAGGATGAAGTGTTTCCCCCGGGGCCCTATCACCCCTTCCCAAACTACATTCGGCCGCGGACACTGCAGCCGCCTGCATCCTCCCGCCGCCGTCACTTCCATCACGCGTTGCCACCTGCGCGCCACCATCCCGACCTGGAGGCCCAGGCTAGGCGTGCGCAGGAGGAGGCGGACGCGGAGGAGCGCCggctgcaggagcaggaggagctggagaattACATTGAGCACGTGCTGCTGCGCCGCCCGTGA
- the Ap1s1 gene encoding AP-1 complex subunit sigma-1A, producing MMRFMLLFSRQGKLRLQKWYLATSDKERKKMVRELMQVVLARKPKMCSFLEWRDLKVVYKRYASLYFCCAIEGQDNELITLELIHRYVELLDKYFGSVCELDIIFNFEKAYFILDEFLMGGDVQDTSKKSVLKAIEQADLLQEEDESPRSVLEEMGLA from the exons ATG atGCGATTCATGCTACTGTTCAGCCGGCAGGGAAAACTTCGGCTGCAAAAGTGGTACCTGGCCACTTCAgacaaggagaggaagaagatggtCCGGGAGCTCATGCAGGTCGTTCTGGCTCGAAAGCCCAAGATGTGCAGCTTCCTGGAGTGGAGGGATCTCAAAGTTGTCTATAAGAG ATACGCAAGTCTCTATTTCTGTTGCGCCATCGAAGGCCAGGACAACGAGCTGATCACACTGGAACTGATCCACCGATACGTGGAGCTCTTGGACAAGTACTTTGGCAGC gtgTGCGAGTTGGACATCATCTTCAACTTTGAGAAAGCCTACTTTATCCTGGATGAGTTTCTGATGGGCGGGGACGTCCAGGACACCTCCAAGAAGAGTGTGCTTAAGGCCATTGAGCAGGCTGACCTGCTGCAGGAG GAGGATGAGTCGCCGCGAAGTGTCCTGGAGGAGATGGGCCTGGCATAG